Proteins encoded together in one Phycisphaerae bacterium window:
- a CDS encoding SGNH/GDSL hydrolase family protein: MFAWLTLAVLVVNPSGSTTFDDGFYLKGGETVVFFGDSITQAGTYVEYVEAFLLTRFPEKRFRIVNRGVSSETISGTSEPDHDPVRPCAHDRFTRDVVFEKPDVIVACFGMNDGNYHPFDEERFDRFKRGVRRLIDRTRTETQARLVILTPPPFDPYRRLVLDPEAKTYGYKYAAVDYDATLEQYSRWLMGLKEKDVLVVDLHSAMNEHLKKRRATRVSFGFQQDGIHPDATGHWLMAQTLLLAWKAPGMVAELHLDASRGVAADGRVTNIRKEGNSLSFDWRTPLPMPVDSRWDAESIRIEDVRRRLNRYRLAVTGLPAGRYRLTADGKEFATVSAEQLADGLDLPDYDAFPANRAAARLLSLVHDRQQRLYVAWRRGVGTWPSTDNTIWERVSVEDLRQKADELDQQIDVIRRSAPIHIGIEPVLSASSPT; the protein is encoded by the coding sequence GTGTTTGCATGGTTGACTCTTGCCGTTCTGGTGGTGAATCCGTCCGGGTCGACGACATTCGATGACGGATTCTATCTCAAGGGGGGTGAAACGGTCGTTTTCTTCGGCGACAGCATCACCCAGGCGGGCACCTATGTTGAGTACGTCGAGGCGTTTCTGCTGACGCGCTTTCCGGAGAAGCGTTTTCGCATCGTCAACCGCGGAGTCAGCAGCGAGACGATTTCCGGCACCAGCGAGCCGGACCATGACCCGGTTCGTCCGTGCGCCCATGATCGCTTTACGCGCGACGTGGTCTTTGAGAAACCCGATGTGATCGTGGCCTGCTTCGGGATGAACGACGGCAACTACCATCCGTTCGACGAGGAGCGGTTTGACAGATTCAAGAGGGGTGTGCGCCGGTTGATTGATCGTACTCGAACAGAGACGCAAGCCCGCCTGGTGATTCTGACGCCGCCGCCATTCGACCCCTACCGTCGGTTGGTGCTCGACCCCGAAGCCAAGACCTACGGGTACAAGTATGCGGCCGTCGATTACGACGCGACGCTCGAGCAATACAGCCGCTGGCTCATGGGACTGAAGGAAAAGGACGTGCTCGTGGTGGATCTTCACTCGGCCATGAACGAGCACCTCAAGAAGCGCCGCGCAACGCGGGTCAGCTTCGGCTTCCAGCAGGACGGCATCCACCCTGACGCTACCGGCCACTGGTTGATGGCTCAGACGCTGTTGCTGGCCTGGAAGGCCCCCGGCATGGTCGCGGAGCTTCACCTTGACGCCTCGCGGGGCGTGGCGGCTGACGGCCGCGTCACGAATATCAGAAAGGAAGGCAACAGCCTGTCCTTTGACTGGCGGACTCCTCTGCCGATGCCTGTGGACTCGAGGTGGGATGCCGAGTCGATTCGCATCGAGGACGTGCGCCGTCGATTGAACAGGTATCGGTTGGCCGTGACAGGCTTACCTGCCGGCCGTTACCGGCTCACGGCCGACGGGAAGGAGTTTGCCACGGTCAGCGCCGAGCAACTGGCCGATGGTCTCGACCTGCCCGACTATGACGCGTTTCCCGCAAACCGCGCGGCCGCGAGGCTTCTGTCACTGGTTCACGATCGGCAACAACGGCTCTATGTGGCTTGGCGACGCGGCGTGGGCACATGGCCCTCGACCGACAATACCATATGGGAGCGAGTTTCCGTGGAAGACCTCAGACAGAAAGCCGACGAGCTTGATCAACAGATCGATGTTATCAGGCGATCTGCACCGATACATATCGGCATCGAGCCGGTCTTATCGGCGTCGTCCCCGACGTAG